A window of the Streptomyces luomodiensis genome harbors these coding sequences:
- a CDS encoding LacI family DNA-binding transcriptional regulator, with product MARSSGSTGPTLAVVAREAGVSVPTASKVVNGREDVAPDTRRRVTEVLDRLGYIRRPRCEAPKPTAMVDLVVHSLDSAWSGAVLHGAAEAAHEAGLEVVVSAAATRTRGGRLDPGRLDKLYARGSSGVLFHLTSLAPAQYLWLDERRIPFVLIDPADDPPPGVPSVAAANWQGGMAATEHLIELGHRRIAVIGGHGRTVRDGGRVAGYRSAMAAAGLPVPSAYVRYCDISEAAARHRMGELLDLAEPPTAVFVCSDQMALGVYQAVREWGLRVPRDISVVGFDDLPQARWITPALTTVRQPLAEMAAAALRTLVRLMTGEVPEATRTELSTRLMVRSSTAPPLRAPS from the coding sequence ATGGCTCGTTCCTCGGGATCGACGGGGCCCACCCTGGCGGTCGTCGCCCGTGAGGCGGGTGTGTCGGTGCCGACCGCTTCGAAGGTGGTCAACGGCCGGGAGGACGTGGCCCCCGACACCCGGCGCCGGGTCACCGAGGTCCTGGACCGCCTGGGGTACATCCGCAGGCCGCGCTGCGAGGCGCCCAAGCCGACCGCGATGGTCGACCTGGTGGTGCACTCACTCGACAGCGCCTGGTCGGGGGCGGTGCTGCACGGCGCCGCGGAGGCCGCGCACGAGGCGGGGCTGGAGGTGGTGGTCTCCGCCGCGGCCACCCGCACCCGCGGCGGCCGGCTCGACCCCGGCCGGCTGGACAAGCTGTACGCGCGGGGCAGTTCGGGGGTGCTGTTCCATCTCACGTCGCTCGCGCCCGCCCAGTACCTCTGGCTCGACGAGCGGCGGATCCCGTTCGTGCTGATCGACCCCGCGGACGACCCGCCGCCCGGGGTGCCGTCCGTGGCGGCCGCCAACTGGCAGGGCGGGATGGCCGCCACCGAGCACCTCATCGAGCTGGGACACCGCCGGATCGCGGTGATCGGCGGCCACGGGCGGACGGTGCGCGACGGTGGCCGGGTCGCCGGATACCGTTCGGCGATGGCGGCGGCCGGGTTGCCGGTGCCGTCCGCGTATGTGCGCTACTGCGACATCAGCGAGGCGGCGGCGCGCCACCGGATGGGTGAGCTGCTGGATCTGGCCGAGCCGCCCACGGCCGTCTTCGTCTGCTCCGACCAGATGGCGCTGGGTGTGTACCAGGCGGTCAGGGAGTGGGGTCTGAGGGTGCCGCGGGACATCAGTGTCGTGGGCTTCGACGATCTGCCGCAGGCCCGCTGGATCACGCCCGCGCTCACGACGGTCCGGCAGCCGCTGGCGGAGATGGCGGCCGCGGCGCTGCGCACGCTGGTGCGGCTGATGACCGGCGAGGTGCCGGAGGCCACCCGCACCGAGCTGTCCACCCGGCTCATGGTCCGGTCCAGTACCGCGCCCCCACTCCGGGCTCCGTCATGA
- a CDS encoding acetylxylan esterase, protein MFIDLPLEQLRSYQPPLPEPDGFDTFWKRTLAEARAAELDAVFTGTDAGLTRLHTYDVEFSGFGGHRIRGWLLAPRDVPGPLPCVVQYLGYSGGRGLPHNWLLWPSVGYAVFVMDSRGQGWVQHSPGDTPDPVGGTGPETPGKMTQGVLSPDDYYYRRLYTDAVRAVEAARVHPLVDSERIVVSGGSQGGALALAAAGLVPDLAAALVDVPFMTHIRRAVEITDADPYGELARFCAGRRDLTERVFATLDHFDGLNFAARANAPALFSTALRDEITPTSCGFAAYHHYAGEKDIRVWPFNGHEGGSTHQQAEQIAFLRALLG, encoded by the coding sequence GTGTTCATCGACCTGCCCCTGGAGCAGCTGCGCAGCTATCAGCCCCCGCTGCCCGAGCCGGACGGCTTCGACACCTTCTGGAAGCGGACCCTCGCCGAGGCCCGCGCCGCGGAGCTGGACGCGGTGTTCACCGGGACCGACGCCGGGCTGACCCGTCTGCACACCTATGACGTGGAGTTCTCCGGCTTCGGCGGGCACCGGATACGCGGCTGGCTGCTGGCCCCTCGGGACGTGCCGGGCCCGCTGCCGTGCGTGGTGCAGTACCTCGGCTACAGCGGCGGCCGGGGGCTGCCGCACAACTGGCTGCTGTGGCCGTCGGTCGGCTATGCGGTCTTCGTGATGGACAGCCGGGGCCAGGGGTGGGTCCAGCACTCCCCCGGCGACACCCCCGATCCGGTCGGCGGCACCGGGCCCGAGACGCCGGGCAAGATGACCCAGGGTGTCCTGTCCCCGGACGACTACTACTACCGCCGGCTCTACACGGACGCGGTGCGGGCGGTGGAGGCCGCCCGGGTCCATCCGCTGGTGGACAGCGAGCGGATCGTGGTCAGCGGGGGCAGTCAGGGCGGTGCGCTGGCCCTGGCGGCGGCCGGGCTGGTGCCGGATCTGGCGGCGGCGCTGGTGGATGTGCCGTTCATGACGCACATCCGGCGCGCGGTCGAGATCACCGACGCCGATCCCTATGGCGAACTGGCCCGGTTCTGCGCCGGCCGGCGTGATCTGACCGAGCGGGTGTTCGCCACGCTCGACCACTTCGACGGCCTCAACTTCGCGGCCCGCGCGAACGCGCCGGCGCTGTTCTCGACCGCCCTGCGCGATGAGATCACCCCGACCTCCTGCGGCTTCGCCGCCTATCACCACTACGCCGGTGAGAAGGACATCAGGGTGTGGCCCTTCAACGGCCACGAGGGCGGGTCCACACATCAGCAGGCCGAACAGATCGCCTTCCTGCGGGCGCTGCTGGGCTGA
- a CDS encoding arabinan endo-1,5-alpha-L-arabinosidase, giving the protein MKAHRRARWLMLPAALLLALLPTSASAYPNPGLVTGDIVVHDPTMIRATDGTYLLYSTHGGLEARTSTDRIAFTRSGNAFTTAPSWWKTYSADNDPWAPDISYQGGKYLMYYAVSSFGSSNSAIGVAGSASGKAGTWTDYGIVHATTSSSDYNAIDPNLFVDSDGKWWLSFGSWWSGLKMIRLDPSTGKQYAGDKTVYSIASRPTGTKAVEGPAVVKRNGYYYLFASYDTCCAGTASTYKIKVGRATSPTGPYYDKNGVNMLNNGGSPVLESHGRYIGPGGQSVMSDSDGDLLVYHYYDGQDNGTPKLGVNLLSWSGGWPTAY; this is encoded by the coding sequence ATGAAAGCGCACCGCCGCGCCAGATGGCTCATGCTGCCCGCCGCACTCCTGCTCGCCCTGCTCCCCACCAGCGCCTCCGCCTACCCCAACCCCGGCCTGGTCACGGGCGACATCGTCGTCCACGACCCGACGATGATCCGCGCCACCGACGGCACCTATCTGCTCTACTCCACCCACGGCGGTCTGGAGGCCCGCACCTCCACCGACCGGATCGCCTTCACCCGCTCGGGCAACGCCTTCACCACCGCGCCCTCCTGGTGGAAGACGTACTCCGCCGACAACGACCCCTGGGCGCCCGACATCTCGTACCAGGGCGGCAAGTACCTGATGTACTACGCCGTCTCGTCGTTCGGCTCCAGCAACTCCGCCATCGGTGTCGCCGGCTCCGCCAGCGGCAAGGCCGGCACCTGGACCGACTACGGCATCGTCCACGCCACCACCAGCAGCAGCGACTACAACGCCATCGACCCCAACCTCTTCGTCGACAGCGACGGCAAGTGGTGGCTGTCGTTCGGCTCGTGGTGGTCGGGGCTGAAGATGATCCGCCTGGACCCGTCCACCGGTAAGCAGTACGCGGGCGACAAGACCGTCTACAGCATCGCCTCCCGGCCCACCGGCACCAAGGCGGTCGAGGGCCCCGCGGTCGTCAAGCGCAACGGCTACTACTACCTGTTCGCGTCGTACGACACCTGCTGCGCGGGCACCGCCTCCACGTACAAGATCAAGGTCGGCCGCGCCACCAGCCCCACCGGGCCGTACTACGACAAGAACGGGGTGAACATGCTGAACAACGGCGGTTCCCCGGTGCTGGAGTCCCACGGCCGCTACATCGGTCCCGGCGGCCAGTCCGTGATGAGCGACAGCGACGGCGATCTGCTCGTCTACCACTACTACGACGGCCAGGACAACGGCACCCCCAAGCTGGGCGTCAACCTGCTGAGCTGGTCCGGCGGCTGGCCGACCGCCTACTGA
- a CDS encoding flavin reductase → MTPDQAQFREAMAHLPAAVNILTTNGPMGRCGITVSAVCSVTDDPPTVLVCVNRGSAMHDVFRANGRVCVNVLGGAQQDLALHFAGATRVPMAERFTWDVWDRAHDLPVLKDALVSAIGTVTHAVPMGSHSVLFVDIEQIRTRSGGPSLVYFNRAFHRLDATPPVPEASR, encoded by the coding sequence GTGACCCCCGACCAGGCCCAGTTCCGGGAGGCGATGGCGCATCTCCCGGCGGCCGTCAACATCTTGACCACGAACGGCCCGATGGGACGCTGTGGCATCACTGTCAGCGCGGTCTGCTCCGTGACCGACGATCCGCCGACCGTGCTGGTCTGCGTCAACCGCGGCAGCGCCATGCACGATGTGTTCCGGGCCAACGGAAGGGTCTGCGTCAATGTGCTCGGCGGCGCCCAGCAGGACCTGGCCCTGCACTTCGCCGGGGCCACCAGGGTGCCGATGGCCGAACGCTTCACCTGGGACGTCTGGGACCGCGCGCACGATCTGCCGGTGCTCAAGGACGCCCTGGTGAGCGCCATCGGCACGGTCACGCACGCCGTCCCCATGGGCTCCCACAGCGTGCTCTTCGTCGACATCGAGCAGATCCGCACCCGCTCCGGCGGGCCGAGCCTGGTCTACTTCAACCGCGCGTTCCACCGTCTCGACGCCACGCCGCCGGTACCGGAAGCCAGTCGATGA
- a CDS encoding SDR family NAD(P)-dependent oxidoreductase, whose protein sequence is MTAETARVALVTGAARGLGACIAGRLYDRGYRVALTDLDQEAAAEAAAALDPEGRATVGLALDVRDKDAFARVRDQLADRWGAVHVLVNNAGLAKAEALMEISPDSFHQVVSTNLDGAFFGCQVFGAYFAGRGHGRIVNIASLAGQNGGTATGAHYAAAKGGVTTLTKVFARDLAPHGVTVNAISPGPQDLPAVRDIVPPDRLAALEQAVPVGRLGRPEFIADMAVLLAAEHADVVTGACWDANGGLFMR, encoded by the coding sequence GTGACCGCGGAGACCGCGCGGGTCGCGCTCGTCACCGGAGCCGCCCGCGGCCTGGGCGCGTGCATCGCGGGCCGGCTGTACGACCGGGGCTACCGCGTCGCGCTCACCGACCTGGACCAGGAGGCCGCGGCCGAGGCCGCGGCGGCCCTCGACCCGGAAGGCCGCGCCACCGTCGGACTCGCCCTGGACGTGCGCGACAAGGACGCCTTCGCCCGCGTCCGCGACCAGCTCGCCGACCGCTGGGGCGCGGTCCACGTGCTGGTCAACAACGCCGGACTGGCCAAGGCCGAAGCGCTGATGGAGATCAGCCCCGACAGCTTCCACCAGGTGGTGTCGACCAACCTGGACGGCGCCTTCTTCGGCTGCCAGGTCTTCGGCGCCTACTTCGCCGGGCGGGGCCACGGGCGCATCGTCAACATCGCCTCCCTCGCCGGACAGAACGGCGGCACGGCGACCGGTGCGCACTACGCGGCGGCCAAGGGGGGAGTGACCACCCTGACGAAGGTGTTCGCCCGTGACCTCGCCCCGCACGGGGTGACGGTGAACGCCATCTCCCCGGGCCCCCAGGACCTGCCGGCGGTCCGCGACATCGTCCCGCCGGACAGACTCGCGGCCCTGGAACAGGCCGTCCCGGTAGGGCGGTTGGGACGGCCGGAGTTCATCGCCGACATGGCCGTGCTGCTCGCCGCCGAACACGCGGATGTGGTCACGGGCGCGTGCTGGGACGCCAACGGCGGCCTGTTCATGCGCTGA
- a CDS encoding acyl-CoA dehydrogenase family protein has translation MTQTLDAAETAAAGQSPSGSAFDRALAVVARRRAEFEEKRHVPRDVIDEFKSAGIYRASAPKQFGGDALPPAAFLRLIERISAVDGSAGWVASFGSSLIYLAALPLETQAELYADGPDVVFAAGLFPVQPAERVTGGHRVSGRWKFASGCKGADILGVGIKDGADGGGRPRTALLRPGQVEIAENWDVIGMRGTGSHDLVVEGAVVPEEWTFVRGGEPTVDEPLYRYPAVPYAAQVLAVVGLGVARAALDHVIAQGGRAGYTGAPKPAERATYRIAVGRAEARLRSARAFFYEATEEVWATVVAGDPASAGQTSALRLASAHLAKTSFEVVRAAYQLGGIAAIADAGPMQRYLRDASVVPQHAFLQEGMYDGAGAVLMGVQPFPGYL, from the coding sequence ATGACGCAGACGCTGGATGCCGCCGAAACGGCGGCCGCGGGGCAGTCGCCCTCCGGATCGGCGTTCGACCGGGCGCTGGCCGTAGTCGCCCGGCGGCGTGCCGAATTCGAGGAGAAGCGGCATGTGCCGCGGGATGTGATCGATGAATTCAAAAGCGCGGGAATCTACCGGGCGAGCGCACCCAAACAATTCGGCGGGGACGCCCTTCCGCCCGCCGCGTTCCTCCGGCTCATCGAACGGATTTCGGCCGTGGACGGATCGGCCGGCTGGGTCGCGAGCTTCGGCTCGTCGCTGATCTATCTGGCCGCGCTGCCGCTTGAGACCCAGGCCGAGCTGTACGCCGACGGGCCCGATGTGGTCTTCGCCGCCGGACTGTTCCCGGTACAGCCCGCCGAACGTGTCACCGGTGGCCACCGGGTCAGCGGCCGCTGGAAGTTCGCCAGCGGCTGCAAGGGCGCGGACATCCTCGGCGTGGGCATCAAGGACGGTGCGGACGGCGGCGGCCGGCCGCGCACCGCCCTGCTGCGGCCCGGTCAGGTGGAGATCGCCGAGAACTGGGACGTCATCGGCATGCGCGGCACCGGAAGCCACGACCTGGTGGTCGAGGGGGCCGTGGTCCCCGAGGAGTGGACGTTCGTCCGCGGCGGCGAACCCACCGTCGACGAACCGCTCTACCGCTACCCGGCCGTCCCCTACGCCGCGCAGGTGCTGGCCGTCGTCGGCCTCGGGGTGGCGCGGGCCGCGCTCGACCACGTCATCGCCCAGGGCGGCCGGGCCGGCTACACGGGCGCCCCGAAACCCGCCGAGCGCGCCACCTACCGGATCGCGGTCGGGCGGGCCGAGGCCCGGCTCCGGTCCGCACGCGCCTTCTTCTACGAGGCCACCGAGGAGGTGTGGGCCACCGTGGTCGCGGGCGACCCCGCGAGTGCCGGACAGACCAGTGCGCTGCGGCTCGCCTCCGCCCACCTCGCGAAGACCTCCTTCGAGGTCGTACGCGCCGCCTACCAGCTCGGTGGCATCGCCGCCATCGCCGACGCCGGCCCCATGCAGCGCTATCTGCGCGACGCCTCGGTGGTCCCGCAACACGCCTTCCTCCAGGAGGGCATGTACGACGGCGCCGGCGCCGTCCTCATGGGCGTCCAGCCCTTCCCCGGCTACCTCTGA
- a CDS encoding ATP-binding protein: MRDTTASRLAPSDFRTLMQGLKYCVLLHDARTYDILWANRAACELLGWTVDELRPLKAPDMSKNALQYSRELGHRWLGHAVEHGISATEWCYRSKSGEEILTEAIAIRVALPTRAVVLVQFRDIAEEKAVRRDLFRTESRLRAFLSGLAEGIVVLDDANRVVFASESAARLLGGGIHGADFTGYCCGGPVPDREGRYRFAAPGGEPRWYAATCQYIEIESDLQGRMLLFYDITDRVRTEEEHRRDTQRLNHLARNNAMGDMAMAIAHEVSQPLAAAYNFVEGARGRLGSGDQAVAWGLDNAARQIERARRILASLRGYVGRLEQSEQLTDLNAIVRDCAYFIELRAQEHAVAVEFDLTAEPLPVRCENVLIGQVVMNLAFNAVDEMAGRPQEERTVRVTTRRGAEGTAVLAVRDRGNGPPREDSLFDGVFTSKENGSGIGLALSHRIITRHGGRIDVEANQPRGAVFRFALPLAPPGP, translated from the coding sequence ATGAGGGACACCACCGCGAGCCGGCTCGCACCGTCCGACTTCCGCACCCTGATGCAGGGTCTGAAGTACTGCGTCCTGCTGCACGACGCCCGCACCTACGACATCCTCTGGGCCAACCGGGCGGCCTGCGAACTGCTCGGCTGGACGGTCGACGAGCTCCGGCCCCTCAAGGCGCCGGACATGAGCAAGAACGCCCTCCAGTACAGCCGCGAACTCGGACACCGCTGGCTCGGCCACGCGGTGGAGCACGGCATCAGCGCCACCGAGTGGTGCTATCGGTCCAAGAGCGGTGAGGAGATCCTCACCGAGGCCATCGCGATCCGCGTCGCCCTGCCCACGCGAGCGGTGGTGCTGGTCCAGTTCCGGGACATCGCCGAGGAGAAGGCGGTGCGACGCGATCTGTTCCGCACCGAGAGCAGGCTGCGCGCCTTTCTGAGCGGTCTGGCCGAGGGGATCGTCGTCCTCGACGACGCGAACCGTGTGGTCTTCGCCAGCGAGTCCGCGGCCAGGCTGCTCGGCGGCGGCATCCACGGGGCGGACTTCACCGGCTACTGCTGCGGCGGGCCGGTCCCCGACCGCGAGGGCCGCTACCGGTTCGCCGCACCCGGCGGCGAGCCCCGCTGGTACGCCGCGACCTGCCAGTACATCGAGATCGAGAGCGATCTACAGGGCCGGATGCTGCTCTTCTACGACATCACCGACCGGGTGCGCACCGAGGAGGAGCACCGCCGCGACACCCAGCGCCTGAACCACCTGGCCCGCAACAACGCCATGGGCGACATGGCGATGGCGATCGCCCACGAGGTGAGCCAGCCGCTCGCCGCCGCGTACAACTTCGTCGAAGGAGCCCGCGGCCGGCTCGGCAGCGGTGACCAGGCGGTGGCCTGGGGGCTGGACAACGCGGCCCGGCAGATCGAGCGGGCCCGGCGGATCCTGGCCAGCCTGCGCGGCTACGTCGGCCGCCTGGAGCAGTCCGAGCAGCTGACCGACCTCAACGCGATCGTGCGCGACTGTGCGTACTTCATCGAGCTGCGCGCCCAGGAACACGCGGTGGCCGTCGAGTTCGACCTCACCGCCGAACCGCTGCCGGTGCGCTGCGAGAACGTGCTCATCGGGCAGGTCGTGATGAACCTCGCCTTCAACGCGGTGGACGAGATGGCCGGCCGTCCGCAGGAGGAGCGCACGGTGCGGGTCACCACCCGGCGCGGCGCGGAGGGGACCGCCGTACTCGCCGTCCGGGACCGGGGGAACGGGCCGCCCCGCGAGGACAGCCTCTTCGACGGTGTCTTCACCTCCAAGGAGAACGGCAGTGGCATCGGCCTCGCCCTCAGCCACCGCATCATCACCCGCCACGGCGGCCGGATCGACGTCGAGGCCAACCAGCCGCGCGGCGCGGTCTTCCGCTTCGCGCTGCCGCTGGCCCCTCCCGGCCCGTAA
- a CDS encoding response regulator transcription factor, with protein sequence MSLVYILDDDEELSESLAWLLESVGIRSERFRDARDFLRAYDRDQPACLVLDVRMPELSGFDVQQLLNETGAPLPVVFVSAHGDIRMSVRALKNGAVDFLEKPYDPQHMLDVVQAARRTARERFERAAGQRALRTSLNRLTAREREVLALSVDGAPNKRIATRLGISAKTVDVHRARIREKTGAESIATLVHDILRLGLRPSADR encoded by the coding sequence ATGAGCCTCGTCTACATCCTGGACGACGACGAGGAGCTGAGCGAATCCCTCGCCTGGCTGCTGGAGTCGGTCGGCATCCGCTCGGAGCGCTTCCGGGACGCCCGCGACTTCCTGCGCGCTTACGACCGTGACCAGCCCGCCTGTCTGGTCCTCGACGTCCGCATGCCCGAGCTCAGCGGATTCGACGTACAGCAGCTGCTGAACGAGACCGGCGCGCCCCTGCCCGTCGTCTTCGTCTCGGCCCACGGTGACATCCGGATGTCGGTACGCGCCCTCAAGAACGGCGCCGTCGACTTCCTGGAGAAGCCGTACGACCCCCAGCACATGCTCGACGTCGTACAGGCCGCGCGGCGCACCGCCCGGGAACGCTTCGAGCGGGCCGCGGGACAGCGCGCGTTGCGCACCAGCCTGAACCGCCTGACCGCCCGTGAACGGGAAGTGCTCGCGCTGTCCGTCGACGGCGCGCCGAACAAACGCATCGCGACCCGGCTCGGCATCAGCGCCAAGACCGTCGATGTGCATCGCGCGCGCATCCGGGAGAAGACCGGTGCCGAGAGCATCGCCACGCTGGTGCACGACATCCTCCGACTGGGGCTGCGGCCCTCGGCGGACCGATGA
- a CDS encoding alpha/beta fold hydrolase, whose protein sequence is MTPRPPLHHRIDGPAEAPLLVLGPSLGTRTAVWEPHATALAGHYRVLRYDLPGHGGPPGHPSGGPAPGTPGPGRTTVEDLASSVLDLVDHHGRDRFHYAGISLGGAIGAQLAVRHPERVASLTLVCSSAHFGAPGPWYERAALVRRAGTGALLTAMPGRWFADPATAETPVGKELLRDLATTDPAGYAACCDALARYDLRGELARIGAPTLVLGGVHDLATPLDHARELAEGIPGATLKTVATGHLAVEEPDAVGAALTAHLGAAGRGL, encoded by the coding sequence GTGACGCCCCGCCCTCCGCTCCACCACCGGATCGACGGCCCGGCCGAGGCGCCGTTGCTCGTCCTGGGGCCGTCCCTGGGCACACGGACGGCGGTGTGGGAACCGCATGCCACCGCCCTCGCCGGCCACTACCGGGTGCTGCGCTACGACCTGCCCGGTCACGGCGGTCCGCCGGGCCATCCGTCCGGCGGACCGGCGCCGGGCACACCGGGCCCCGGCCGTACCACGGTCGAGGACCTGGCGTCCTCGGTGCTCGATCTCGTCGACCACCACGGCCGGGACCGGTTCCACTACGCGGGCATCTCACTGGGCGGTGCCATCGGGGCCCAGCTCGCCGTCCGCCACCCGGAACGGGTCGCCTCGCTGACGCTGGTCTGCTCCTCCGCCCACTTCGGGGCGCCAGGCCCCTGGTACGAGCGCGCGGCCCTGGTGCGGCGCGCGGGGACCGGCGCGTTGCTCACGGCCATGCCGGGCCGCTGGTTCGCCGACCCCGCGACGGCCGAGACCCCCGTGGGGAAGGAGCTGCTGCGCGACCTCGCCACCACCGACCCGGCCGGCTACGCGGCGTGCTGCGATGCCCTGGCACGCTACGACCTGCGCGGCGAGCTGGCGCGGATCGGCGCTCCCACGCTGGTGCTCGGCGGCGTCCACGACCTCGCCACCCCCCTCGACCACGCGCGGGAACTCGCCGAGGGAATTCCCGGAGCCACCCTGAAGACGGTCGCCACCGGCCATCTCGCGGTGGAGGAACCCGATGCCGTCGGGGCGGCCCTGACCGCCCACCTCGGTGCGGCCGGGCGCGGCCTATGA
- the catC gene encoding muconolactone Delta-isomerase, with product MDVDIPRDLDPEVRADLVAREKAYCQELQRSGEWVHIWRCVGQYANISVFDVADNEALHRVLWSLPLFPYMKIDVTPLAQHPSDLAAGEAA from the coding sequence ATGGACGTTGACATCCCGCGCGATCTCGACCCCGAGGTCCGCGCGGACCTGGTGGCCCGTGAGAAGGCCTACTGCCAGGAACTGCAAAGGTCGGGGGAGTGGGTGCACATCTGGCGGTGCGTCGGGCAGTACGCCAACATCAGCGTCTTCGACGTGGCCGACAACGAGGCGCTGCACCGCGTTCTGTGGAGTCTGCCGCTCTTCCCGTATATGAAGATCGACGTCACCCCGCTGGCGCAGCACCCGTCCGACCTGGCGGCCGGCGAGGCCGCGTGA
- the catA gene encoding catechol 1,2-dioxygenase — protein MTETIPDRPAEQATAAASGAAATEQFRSKQRTGTADVDTRRVDTLVSELLAATHDIIRRHKLTYAEYDALKAWLIRVGEDGEWPLFLDVWVEHVVEEVANENREGSKGTIEGPYYIPGAPRLPAEATLPMRENEAGTPLLFHGQVSSVDGTPLAGALIEMWHADDDGYYSQFAPGLPEWNLRGAVVADDQGNFAIHTIEPAPYQIPTDGACGSLIEAAGWHAWRPAHLHLKVSAPGHQLITTQLYFRGGRHVEDDIAQAVKPELILDPGPAADGNGHQVRHDFILDKA, from the coding sequence ATGACCGAGACCATCCCGGACCGGCCCGCCGAGCAGGCCACCGCGGCCGCGTCCGGAGCCGCCGCCACCGAGCAGTTCCGCAGCAAGCAGCGGACCGGCACCGCCGACGTCGACACCCGGCGGGTGGACACCCTGGTGTCCGAGCTGCTCGCCGCCACGCATGACATCATCCGGCGCCACAAGCTGACCTACGCCGAGTACGACGCGCTCAAGGCATGGCTGATCCGGGTCGGCGAGGACGGCGAGTGGCCGCTCTTCCTCGATGTGTGGGTCGAGCACGTCGTGGAGGAAGTGGCGAACGAGAACCGCGAGGGCAGCAAGGGCACCATCGAGGGCCCGTACTACATCCCCGGCGCGCCCCGCCTGCCCGCCGAGGCGACCCTGCCCATGCGGGAGAACGAAGCGGGCACCCCGCTGCTCTTCCACGGCCAGGTCAGCTCCGTGGACGGCACCCCGCTGGCGGGCGCCCTGATCGAGATGTGGCACGCCGACGACGACGGCTACTACTCGCAGTTCGCGCCGGGCCTGCCCGAGTGGAACCTGCGCGGCGCGGTCGTCGCCGACGACCAGGGCAACTTCGCGATCCACACCATTGAGCCCGCGCCCTACCAGATCCCCACGGACGGCGCCTGCGGCTCGCTCATCGAGGCCGCGGGCTGGCACGCCTGGCGTCCCGCACACCTCCATCTGAAGGTGTCGGCGCCCGGACACCAGCTCATCACGACCCAGCTGTACTTCCGGGGCGGCCGGCACGTCGAGGACGACATCGCCCAGGCCGTGAAGCCCGAGCTCATCCTCGACCCGGGCCCGGCGGCGGACGGCAACGGCCACCAGGTCCGTCACGACTTCATCCTCGACAAGGCGTGA
- a CDS encoding mandelate racemase/muconate lactonizing enzyme family protein: MKIVKVEAIPFAIPYAKPLKFASGEVHTADHVLVRVHTDEGLIGTAEAPPRPYTYGETQESIVAVIGKIFAPQILGMTPLEREAVHARLDRTIGNPTAKAAIDMALWDILGKAAQMPVSGLLGGYTDRMRVSHMVGFAPADQMVAEAERIRDTYGITTFKVKVGRRPYGDDVAACRALRQALGPDVELYIDGNRGWTASESARALREMSDLGLTFAEELCPADDVLGRRWLVAQSTVPFIADESATRAAEVTRELLGGSATAISIKTARTGFTASQRVLHACEGLGVEVVMGNQIDGQIGTLCTVTFGAAHRTSARYAGELSNFLDMTDDLLTEPLTIESGTLRIREGAGLGIDIDPDKLARYRQDR, translated from the coding sequence ATGAAGATCGTCAAAGTGGAGGCAATACCCTTTGCCATTCCCTACGCCAAACCCCTGAAATTCGCCAGCGGCGAGGTGCACACCGCCGACCATGTCCTGGTGCGGGTGCACACCGACGAGGGTCTGATCGGCACCGCCGAGGCGCCACCCCGCCCGTACACCTACGGTGAGACCCAGGAGTCCATCGTCGCGGTGATCGGCAAGATCTTCGCGCCGCAGATCCTGGGGATGACACCGCTCGAGCGCGAGGCCGTGCACGCCAGGCTCGATCGCACCATCGGCAATCCGACCGCCAAGGCGGCGATCGACATGGCCCTGTGGGACATTCTCGGCAAGGCCGCCCAGATGCCGGTGTCCGGGCTGCTCGGCGGCTACACCGACCGGATGCGGGTGAGCCACATGGTCGGGTTCGCGCCCGCCGACCAGATGGTGGCCGAGGCGGAGCGGATCCGGGACACCTACGGCATCACCACCTTCAAGGTGAAGGTCGGACGGCGGCCGTACGGCGACGACGTCGCGGCCTGTCGCGCACTGCGCCAGGCGCTGGGTCCGGACGTCGAGCTGTACATCGACGGCAACCGCGGCTGGACGGCGTCCGAGTCCGCCCGCGCCCTGCGCGAGATGAGCGACCTCGGCCTGACCTTCGCCGAGGAACTCTGCCCCGCCGACGACGTACTGGGACGCCGCTGGCTGGTGGCCCAGTCCACGGTCCCCTTCATCGCCGACGAGAGCGCCACCCGCGCCGCCGAGGTGACCCGCGAACTCCTCGGCGGCTCCGCCACCGCCATCAGCATCAAGACCGCCCGCACCGGCTTCACCGCCTCCCAGCGCGTGCTGCACGCATGCGAAGGACTGGGTGTCGAGGTGGTGATGGGCAACCAGATCGACGGCCAGATCGGCACGCTGTGCACCGTGACCTTCGGCGCCGCCCACCGGACGTCCGCCCGGTACGCCGGAGAGCTGTCGAACTTCCTCGACATGACCGACGACCTCCTCACCGAGCCGCTGACCATCGAGTCCGGCACCCTGCGCATCCGCGAGGGCGCCGGGCTCGGTATCGACATCGACCCCGACAAGCTGGCCCGCTACCGCCAGGACCGCTGA